The proteins below are encoded in one region of Apostichopus japonicus isolate 1M-3 chromosome 4, ASM3797524v1, whole genome shotgun sequence:
- the LOC139967100 gene encoding chitinase domain-containing protein 1-like, translating into MIYLLIKLVTEGALSTMKAGGSVKLALVLFLIFVSMVDAGSPPKSKDKKAQKDNEKEVKLSKKSVIERGLVTETPKAKEVIGEHANYCSINLEKKLFPGNVLGYVTPWNGHGYDVAKIFGGKFSAISPVWLQIIRKAPRVFAVMISITSGWLKDVKKSGKGKVEVAPRLLFDGWTGRDYVEVFESEKEIQALSIAAVNFYKKNNFDGVVVEIWNHLGGQRKLDLIHLLIDMSEEFHKETLTFYVVIPPPLQPGSSATGVFTANDFEMLSAVVDGFSLMTTPVAKVTEGNTNYIIFYLSESMTVTIQSDIDGNNKWSTGRQPKLILPGPNSPIYWVKQCVETNAPEAGPRRSKILLGLNFYGYDFSSHSGEAVIGPKYLELLKKT; encoded by the exons atgatttatttattgattaaaCTTGTGACAGAAGG AGCGTTATCAACCATGAAAGCAGGAGGCAGTGTTAAATTGGCTTTAGTTTTATTTCTAATCTTTGTTTCCATGGTTGATGCTGGATCGCCACCGAAGTCAAAAGATAAGAAAGCCCAAAAAGACAATGAAAAG GAAGTGAAGCTATCCAAAAAGAGTGTCATTGAGCGAGGCCTGGTGACCGAGACTCCAAAAGCTAAGGAGGTGATTGGTGAACACGCAAACTACTGTTCTATAAACTTGGAGAAGAAACTGTTCCCCGGGAATGTCTTGGGATACGTTACTCCG TGGAATGGACACGGTTATGACGTTGCCAAAATATTTGGAGGAAAGTTCAGCGCTATATCTCCTGTCTGGCTACAAATAATTAGGAAAGCTCCAAGGGTATTTGCCGTCATGATATCGATAACG TCAGGTTGGCTCAAGGACGTTAAGAAGAGTGGAAAAGGGAAGGTGGAAGTAG CTCCAAGGTTATTATTTGATGGATGGACTGGTAGAGATTATGTTGAAGTCTTTGAATCAGAGAAAGAAATTCAAGCATTGTCAATTGCAGCAGTGAACTTTTACAAA aaaaataattttgatgGTGTTGTGGTGGAGATATGGAACCATCTGGGAGGCCAAAGAAAACT TGATCTCATTCACCTTTTGATTGATATGTCAGAAGAATTCCACAAGGAGACCTTGACATTTTACGTAGTAATACCGCCTCCCCTCCAGCCTGG GTCAAGTGCTACAGGTGTTTTCACTGCTAATGACTTTGAGATGCTCTCAGCCGTGGTGGACGGATTTAGTCTGATGACTACTCCAGTAGCCAAag TGACAGAGGGCAATACcaattatatcattttttaccTGTCTGAGAGTATGACAGTAACAATACAATCTGATATTGATGGTAATAACAAGTGGTCCACTGGACGACAACCAAAGCTGATTTT ACCTGGACCTAACTCTCCAATTTACTGGGTCAAACAATGCGTTGAAACCAATGCCCCTGAAGCGGGCCCAAGGAGGAGTAAAATTTTACTTGGATTAAACTTTTATGGATATGACTTTAGCAGTCATTCAGGAGAAGCTGTTATAGGACCAAA ATATTTAGAATTactgaaaaaaacataa